Proteins from a genomic interval of Zonotrichia leucophrys gambelii isolate GWCS_2022_RI chromosome 5, RI_Zleu_2.0, whole genome shotgun sequence:
- the LRRC56 gene encoding leucine-rich repeat-containing protein 56 isoform X2: MMQNSSGIGRKGSSEDQETDLNWQSNPNPSLLIKDDGELLMDEHLSPRKLKILAGVDDLQQVKALEMRVDTREISLGNFGVHLPNLRELKLNNSLLVSVRDLGTSLSRLRVLWMARCGLSDLDGISSFSSLKELYIAYNNISDLSQLTWLDHLEVLDLEGNNIEDINQVQYLQLCCKLSHLTVEGNLICLKPNAESAEDPDYNYRAEVKKLIPHLKYLDGIPASQTTLLPSKKVHEDSLIIKESIKEGGLAKDISLLDPYLGEVAKQSECSPKPPTTSRPGNAQSSANAGTSRDASLLGGGCPLPDPTVFPDKLFTKDDSSDLTHGLRQVICGNPAKALHVRRQKLGPPAVRPLKPSGLTTENLCGSGGGRDLHLKKVSSDLGAWMEQHKGCLQTGQQEQASQALKVNEGEDWSLTDSLGNELREACDEDLIERISFDSSSRSSSGSSQAQEDAGFSNTKRYLIPSPPKNPSPASAVDVAARPWKTRIHRGIKIPSQEEDRQCTQKCWSKAHQEYSAQPLDKEPTLLDLHSTMAASASQGHCQHVGCTSQPRPIPGLAAVGSPRIRPIMDESPSKEINHQHPAACSSTKALQRFRPMNSVWPLTARSILQSLPHKSSATKTSQNRSPQS; the protein is encoded by the exons AAAATTTTGGCAGGGGTAGATGATCTGCAGCAAGTGAAGGCCCTAGAGATGCGAGTAGACACCAGAGAGATCAGCTTGGGGAACTTTG GTGTACATCTGCCTAATCTGAGAGAACTGAAGTTGAACAATAGCTTGCTTGTATCTGTGAG GGATCTTGGAACATCATTGTCCCGTCTCCGTGTCCTGTGGATGGCTCGGTGTGGGCTGTCAGATTTAGATGGGATCTCTTCCTTCAGCTCTCTAAAA GAACTCTACATTGCTTACAACAATATCTCTGACCTGAGCCAGCTGACCTGGCTGGATCACCTGGAGGTTTTGGACCTGGAAGGGAACAATATTGAGGACATCAACCAGGTGCAGTACCTGCAACTTTGTTGCAAGCTAAGCCACCTGACAGTGGAGGGCAACCTTATTTGCCTGAAGCCAAATGCAGAATCTGCAGAG GACCCAGACTATAATTACAGAGCAGAAGTAAAAAAACTCATTCCCCACTTGAAGTATTTGGATGGGATACCAGCAAGCCAGACTACCCTCCTTCCTTCCAAGAAGGTGCATGAAGATTCTCTAATCATCAAGGAATCCATCAAGGAAGGTGGTTTAGCCAAAGACATTTCATTGTTAG ATCCATATCTTGGGGAAGTAGCAAAGCAGTCTGAATGCAgcccaaaacccccaacaacTTCCAGACCTGGAAATGCACAGAGTTCTGCTAATGCAGGGACTTCTCGTGATGCCAGCCTCTTGGGCGGTGGCTGTCCTCTTCCAGATCCCACTGTTTTTCCTGATAAGCTGTTCACAAAAGATGACTCCAGTGATTTGACACATG GACTCCGCCAGGTTATATGTGGGAACCCTGCCAAGGCCCTCCATGTGAGGAGGCAAAAGCTAGGT CCACCTGCTGTGAGGCCTTTGAAACCATCTGGTCTGACGACAGAAAACCTTTGTGGctctggaggaggaagagatcTGCACCTGAAAAAGGTGTCCTCTGACCTGGGAGCAtggatggagcagcacaaggg GTGCCTGCAAACAGGTCAGCAAGAACAAGCCAGCCAAGCACTGAAGGTGAATGAAGGTGAAGACTGGAGCCTGACTGACAGCTTAGGGAATGAGTTGAGGGAGGCCTGTGATGAGGACCTCATTGAAAGGATTTCATTTGACTCTTCTTCCCGCTCCTCCTCAG GTTCATCACAGGCTCAGGAGGATGCAGGGTTCTCCAACACAAAACGTTATCTAATTCCATCCCCTCCAAAAAACCCTTCACCTGCCTCTGCAGTGGATGTTGCAGCAAGACCCTGGAAAACAAGGATTCATAGGGGCATAAAAATACCCAGCCAAGAGGAGGATAGACAGTGTACACAGAAATGCTGGTCAAAGGCTCATCAAGAGTATTCAGCCCAGCCTCTGGACAAAGAACCCACTCTCCTGGACCTGCACAGCACGATGGCTGCCTCTGCATCCCAAGGACACTGCCAGCATGTGGGCTGCACCAGCCAGCCAAGGCCCATTCCAGGACTAGCAGCTGTTGGGTCACCAAGGATCAG gCCCATCATGGATGAGAGCCCTTCTAAAGAGATCAACCACCAGCATCCAGCTGCCTGCTCATCCACAAAAGCCTTGCAGAGGTTCAGGCCAATGAATTCTGTTTGGCCCCTGACTGCCAGGTCCATTCTGCAGTCATTGCCACACAAATCCAGTGCCACAAAAACATCTCAGAACAGAAGTCCTCAGTCCTAG
- the LRRC56 gene encoding leucine-rich repeat-containing protein 56 isoform X1: protein MDLKWNPDRVSHPGSSEDQETDLNWQSNPNPSLLIKDDGELLMDEHLSPRKLKILAGVDDLQQVKALEMRVDTREISLGNFGVHLPNLRELKLNNSLLVSVRDLGTSLSRLRVLWMARCGLSDLDGISSFSSLKELYIAYNNISDLSQLTWLDHLEVLDLEGNNIEDINQVQYLQLCCKLSHLTVEGNLICLKPNAESAEDPDYNYRAEVKKLIPHLKYLDGIPASQTTLLPSKKVHEDSLIIKESIKEGGLAKDISLLDPYLGEVAKQSECSPKPPTTSRPGNAQSSANAGTSRDASLLGGGCPLPDPTVFPDKLFTKDDSSDLTHGLRQVICGNPAKALHVRRQKLGPPAVRPLKPSGLTTENLCGSGGGRDLHLKKVSSDLGAWMEQHKGCLQTGQQEQASQALKVNEGEDWSLTDSLGNELREACDEDLIERISFDSSSRSSSGSSQAQEDAGFSNTKRYLIPSPPKNPSPASAVDVAARPWKTRIHRGIKIPSQEEDRQCTQKCWSKAHQEYSAQPLDKEPTLLDLHSTMAASASQGHCQHVGCTSQPRPIPGLAAVGSPRIRPIMDESPSKEINHQHPAACSSTKALQRFRPMNSVWPLTARSILQSLPHKSSATKTSQNRSPQS, encoded by the exons AAAATTTTGGCAGGGGTAGATGATCTGCAGCAAGTGAAGGCCCTAGAGATGCGAGTAGACACCAGAGAGATCAGCTTGGGGAACTTTG GTGTACATCTGCCTAATCTGAGAGAACTGAAGTTGAACAATAGCTTGCTTGTATCTGTGAG GGATCTTGGAACATCATTGTCCCGTCTCCGTGTCCTGTGGATGGCTCGGTGTGGGCTGTCAGATTTAGATGGGATCTCTTCCTTCAGCTCTCTAAAA GAACTCTACATTGCTTACAACAATATCTCTGACCTGAGCCAGCTGACCTGGCTGGATCACCTGGAGGTTTTGGACCTGGAAGGGAACAATATTGAGGACATCAACCAGGTGCAGTACCTGCAACTTTGTTGCAAGCTAAGCCACCTGACAGTGGAGGGCAACCTTATTTGCCTGAAGCCAAATGCAGAATCTGCAGAG GACCCAGACTATAATTACAGAGCAGAAGTAAAAAAACTCATTCCCCACTTGAAGTATTTGGATGGGATACCAGCAAGCCAGACTACCCTCCTTCCTTCCAAGAAGGTGCATGAAGATTCTCTAATCATCAAGGAATCCATCAAGGAAGGTGGTTTAGCCAAAGACATTTCATTGTTAG ATCCATATCTTGGGGAAGTAGCAAAGCAGTCTGAATGCAgcccaaaacccccaacaacTTCCAGACCTGGAAATGCACAGAGTTCTGCTAATGCAGGGACTTCTCGTGATGCCAGCCTCTTGGGCGGTGGCTGTCCTCTTCCAGATCCCACTGTTTTTCCTGATAAGCTGTTCACAAAAGATGACTCCAGTGATTTGACACATG GACTCCGCCAGGTTATATGTGGGAACCCTGCCAAGGCCCTCCATGTGAGGAGGCAAAAGCTAGGT CCACCTGCTGTGAGGCCTTTGAAACCATCTGGTCTGACGACAGAAAACCTTTGTGGctctggaggaggaagagatcTGCACCTGAAAAAGGTGTCCTCTGACCTGGGAGCAtggatggagcagcacaaggg GTGCCTGCAAACAGGTCAGCAAGAACAAGCCAGCCAAGCACTGAAGGTGAATGAAGGTGAAGACTGGAGCCTGACTGACAGCTTAGGGAATGAGTTGAGGGAGGCCTGTGATGAGGACCTCATTGAAAGGATTTCATTTGACTCTTCTTCCCGCTCCTCCTCAG GTTCATCACAGGCTCAGGAGGATGCAGGGTTCTCCAACACAAAACGTTATCTAATTCCATCCCCTCCAAAAAACCCTTCACCTGCCTCTGCAGTGGATGTTGCAGCAAGACCCTGGAAAACAAGGATTCATAGGGGCATAAAAATACCCAGCCAAGAGGAGGATAGACAGTGTACACAGAAATGCTGGTCAAAGGCTCATCAAGAGTATTCAGCCCAGCCTCTGGACAAAGAACCCACTCTCCTGGACCTGCACAGCACGATGGCTGCCTCTGCATCCCAAGGACACTGCCAGCATGTGGGCTGCACCAGCCAGCCAAGGCCCATTCCAGGACTAGCAGCTGTTGGGTCACCAAGGATCAG gCCCATCATGGATGAGAGCCCTTCTAAAGAGATCAACCACCAGCATCCAGCTGCCTGCTCATCCACAAAAGCCTTGCAGAGGTTCAGGCCAATGAATTCTGTTTGGCCCCTGACTGCCAGGTCCATTCTGCAGTCATTGCCACACAAATCCAGTGCCACAAAAACATCTCAGAACAGAAGTCCTCAGTCCTAG